The proteins below come from a single Papaver somniferum cultivar HN1 chromosome 11, ASM357369v1, whole genome shotgun sequence genomic window:
- the LOC113320339 gene encoding metal-independent phosphoserine phosphatase-like, producing MATCVVSSNEPAINGMVGMIADVEVPTEVPHNVAEIVLVRHGETTWNNAGRIQGSLESELNEAGWKQADAIAARLGKELKPAAIYSSDLKRAKNTAEMIAKTCHIPEVIEVPELKERHVGSLQGYYWSEIQEKEPEAYLAFFSSAKDLEIPGGGESFNQLCERSVSALEEIASKHKGERVIVVTHGGVLRAIYMAVTGEASAGKILNASINVVHLTEKRWVFKTWSDVSHLNEVGFLQRGFNGDAFQH from the exons ATGGCAACTTGTGTTGTTTCTTCAAATGAGCCTGC AATcaacggcatggttggcatgatagCTGACGTTGAGGTTCCAACCGAAGTTCCACACAATGTAGCTGAGATCGTACTAGTTCGACATGGAGAGACCACATGGAACAACGcaggaagaattcaaggaagCTTAGAATCTGAGCTTAATGAGGCTGGATGGAAGCAAGCCGATGCA ATCGCAGCCAGGTTAGGAAAAGAGTTGAAACCTGCGGCCATTTACTCATCTGACCTCAAGCGTGCTAAAAATACTGCGGAAATGATAGCCAAGACCTGCCATATCCCCGAGGTAATAGAAGTACCAGAGTTGAAAGAGAGGCATGTAGGAAGCTTACAAGGTTATTACTGGAGTGAGATTCAAGAGAAAGAGCCCGAGGCTTACCTTGCTTTCTTCTCTTCTGCGAAGGACCTTGAAATACCT GGCGGAGGAGAGAGCTTTAATCAGCTATGTGAGAGATCAGTTTCTGCTCTTGAAGAAATTGCATCCAAACACAAAG GTGAACGAGTCATCGTAGTGACACACGGCGGTGTTTTAAGAGCCATTTACATGGCCGTTACTGGTGAAGCCAGTGCAGGAAAAATATTGAACGCTTCAATAAATGTAGTCCATCTAACTGAGAAGAGATGGGTATTTAAGACATGGAGTGATGTTAGTCACCTTAATGAAGTCGGATTTCTTCAACGCGGATTCAATGGAGATGCCTTTCAACACTAA